The DNA segment TCTCTAACTCATAAAATATTGAGATTAATAAACACAGATAACTATACTGTTCACTCGCCTTCTATTTCTCATTGGTTCTTATAAGTTAGTACATGACATCTTTTGTATCTTCACATAGGCTCTGAGAGAATGATGAAATATAGCTACAGGAATGTCAAATGTACCATTAGATAATGGTACTAAGACATGACACTGtgatttttaatgtctttctccTAAAATTTATGCATCCAAAACATTCCCAGACAGACAGGTGTGTGCATTTCTATGATGGTCTCTTACTAGACACAATTTTGTAAGGCAGGAGTGGTTTTCTTCCTACCTCTGACCCTAACCGTTTTGTAAAAGTACAAAAATGAGAATTCTTGCACAgactctcaaataaaaacatatatgcacagTCTAATATTTTACTGGAAGAAATTTGCATTTACTTCACTTTTAAGAAGTTATTTTCCTTACTAATGGGGAGTTTCAGAACATAGTTAACACTGAGCTGCTGGAACTGTTGGTCAGACCTCACGCAGAATGACCTACAAATCTAAAATACCTTCAGAGAATGTCCATCTCAGTGTATTCCACATCACTACTTCTAGATATGCAGGGGAGTGGAGATGGGCCCCACACAAGATATATACAACCCTAACGTGGCCAGGAAAACTTGGGCACTTCTGGCCAAGCAAAATGACCACTCTCCCTCCTAAAATCATCACTCCTCTGGAACTGACACTAGAAAGTGATGACATTTGCACATTTTGGAAAAAAGTTAGAATTTGAGAATTTTACCAGGTTTACTTCAGATTAAGAATTAATCAGaggggtgcatggctggctcagttggttaagcatcccactcttgattttggctccggtcatgatctcgcagtttttacgtttgagccccacattggggattcgatctttccctctctctctgccctgccccaattgctctctcttgctctcaaaataaataaataaaggattaaTCAGAAATATggtccatttatatgacattttagaaaaggcaaaactagaaaGTGGCTTCCAGgcgttgggggtggagggaggggctgacTATAAGGAACACAAGGGAAATTTGCGGGGGGGGTGATCAAACTCTTCTATATCCTGATGGTTACACAACCACCAGTACATACGCTTGTCAAAACTCAAAGACGTATACACTTAAAGAAGGCTGAATTTTATGTATgacaatacataaaataaacactgcaataaacatgaccttttaaaaaagaatcaatttggAGACCAGAATGATTTCAGGGCAACAATCAAGAGAAGCTTCTGCAGCACTGCTAGCATTAACAGCATGAGAGTTGCACACGTGGTAGTTTAAAACAATATGGCAAGGGATGTGACAGTGAACTTCAGGTTCTTCTTAAGACATGATCCAGAAGTTGAGTCACACAATCATTCCTAgaagtctgatttttaaaaactgtgttagATACATAAAGCAATGGCTTTAGTCTATTTATTTGTGCCACCGTTACACTTCAAATTAAAGGATTTTATCTTGTTCCAGTTATCAACCTAGTTTTGGAAAAGGCACAAGGGCAATACTGTGCCACCAGAAATGGTGTATTCACCAAGAAAAGCTTACTGGCTCGAACAAACTACCAGCCCACAGGTATTAACCTAGTATGGCTGGGAACACCTCAACACAGGCAGGTGGACCAACAAAAACACTCCCAACTTCCTACCAATGTCAAGAAATAGTGTTCCACAAAAAAccgaaacaaatgaacaaacaagccaaaacagaaacagactcacagataCAAGAAACAAACCGTATACAAGATACAAAGAGGGACGGGATGGTGGGTGAAATACGTGAAGGGGATTATGATGTATATTTTTCCAGTTATAATAAAGTACAGCTTTAGGGATATAAAGTACAGCTTAGGGAATAATCAATAATACTGTCATAACTGTatgtgacagatggtaactagacttattgtggagatcattttataatgtgtataaatgttgaatcactatattatacacctgaaactaacattgtatatcaaccatactttcattgaaaataaataaataaaattttttaaaaaggtaaaaaaaaaaccaaaaccctttgtatggtgacagacttGACTTATGGAAAtctttttgtaatatataaaaataacgaATCACTACGatgcacacttgaaactaacaggACACTggatgtcaattatactttaataaaaaaatgaaagaactagTGTTCCATATGGAAATCTACCCTAGcccaaagtagaaaagaaattttttcctATACAGCTTCCTCAGGCAACCCATCCCTTTGGCAATTTATCTGATATTCTCCCCTACTTAGCAGTTCTCTTCAGGTGGCCTGGATTTCTGGCAAAACACTGTCTATCTCATTTAATGTACCTACACATTTCACTTACAGATATTTGAGCCTTCTAAGagcctggttaaaaaaaaaaagacatttttaaccctatttacacaaagaaacagGCTCATGGAGGCTTTAAGTGACTTGGCAGACCTGGAACTGGTGACCCAAGTCCCGTGACTCAAGGAGTCTAGCTCCTCttggtcttctctcttttcctatctGTCTAGTTAAACGGTCTCAATGGATTTTTCTTCACATATATCCTGTGTCAAATTCAAAGAATGATGAAGATTTCAATTTCTCCGGTCCACTCAAATTAGttaccagttttatttatttatatacggTCAGCCTTTTCCAAAAAAACATTGAAGGGCCATCAATAACGTATTGACCTAACATATTAACATTTTCTAGTAACATACACCACAAATTcaccataacacacacacacagacagtcatacatacacaatggattTCTTAAAGATGGCCACTTTGCAATACAGAGACCACCATGAGCAAGTCGAATGCAGAAAAATTATATTCCCAGATCATAGGTCTAGCATTTAAGGTAATTAAACATTTCTCAAAGTATGTTCTCAGAAACACTATTACCATAAGATAGGCCTTCATCCCCAAGTGAGTTCTGTGGTCAAATAAGTTTTAAGAAACCCTCATCCTGCATCTCTCTCTTGCCGAGTCACACTACACACAAGCGGATTAAAAGACTGAGAAATCGTAACAGTAAACAAACCCACTCAACTCTAAATTCCATGAAGATAAGAATCATGTCTCCCTTGTTCATCTCTAGATAGCCAATACCTAATACACACGGTGCCTGACACAAAAGTAGGcactcagaaatatttttcttttaacaaatcaAGTATTTGTTTAACGCAACACTTCCATGAagcctttttcccttttcttttcatttgctggATCACCATACTGATCTGACTCACTCCTTCCTGACATGATTATCAGATGGAAATCAAAAAGGCCACGTTTATTCTGTAAAATTCTAATCACACATCGTTGGTTAGTGCAGACTACCAGTAAAGTCAATCGTGAAAATGTTTAGGAGGGATtacaaaataaactttctttctGGGGGCCCAATTCTTATTATTACAACCATGTAATCCCAATGACCCCGAACAGTCACAGCCTGTCCACAGAATAGGCTCTATTAAAACTTGGGAGCAAGGCCAAAGTAGGGACTGGAACTCCATTTTACACCTTTCCTGGAGCTTTGTAGGCTCAGGCACTGTTGTAGCCAACTGCCAAGAAACAGCATCAAGGGAGCTAGTCATCACAAAAGGGCCTTTGTAACTGTCTGCTGCAAATTAAACCACTCGACCCACTCTAAAACTAGCACTCTGAAGAAACTACAACTATCCCCACTTTTCTGCTTCAAAGAATGTCTTCCTGCTTCTTACCAGTAACTCACTTTTGCATTCCTGAAGTCACTTGTTTAGCTCTTTCTTccaagaaaaagggaaattttcACTAGCAAATGTGAATAAAGCCCAAATAGTACCACAAAATTGTGTTGGTTATGTGGTTAAATCATGTCATTCATTACCATTTGTGAGAACTGTCCAAGTAATACTAACCAAAGAGGCTTTACTTCAAGTCAACtggaaatgaatgaattaaatgccATCCAAACATTTAGCATTGTTAAACAGAGCCAAGAGGAGAGTTTTACCCTGCTGAGTGCCAGCCAAAGCATTTCTGTTTCAAAGTAGTGTTGGTTAACACCAGCAAGCTCACAAATCAGGATAATTCTACAGGAGACAGGGCAAGAGAATGTGGCATGAGGGCAACACCAACTATAACACTGGTCCCCCCTCCCTATGAGAGTCAAAAGGCTGAGAAAATGGAAACGAGGGTCAACTCATCAAGTGATCTCTCTTCGCGGACCTACTCATCTCTCAACACATTTATCCAGGTAAAACCACATTAAAAGATAAAGGGTGAATTTAAAGTGGACTTGAAagccaaagaaaagcaaaactacaaCCAGAAGTGAGACAGACAGTACAGTCCTTGGTGATGGTGGGATTGACTGACTCCctctgatttatattttcctttaagtaCCCACTGGCAAAGGCATCTCTTTCCCCACGCTTTCCATTTCCCTTAGTTATTACTCATCTCTTTATCTCACTCTTCCCCTACCCTCCTACCCTGATCCTAAGTATGGAACTCAAAGCAATAGGCCTGATCTATAGACCTTGATGACCACTCATAAACAGCACTCTGGTCTTCCCACGGGGGGGAGCTACATAACTTACCACTAGCTACAAAGACAACTTTCCCTGAAACATCtcagagcagatttttttttaaaaaagattaaaaaaattttttttaagtaatctctacacccaacctggggctcaaactcacaaccccgagatcaagagtcacaggctctaccaaCTGGGCTAGCTAGGTGACCCTCAAAGCAGATTTCACTAATTTGTTGACAGGAAAGTCTTCCAGCTAAGCAGAAAAACAAGTGTTCTATCTAGACGACACAGAGTTctaaagcaaaccaaaaaaaggCACAAGCCCTTTTCCTCCACGTTAAATTTAAAGGACCCTTTCCTTACTTGAAATTCCACCCAAGTCAAACAACTGGGTTGTATCAAACACACACATCTAAGCATTTGTTACGACAGAAAGATTTCATTAAAGGAAAGTCTTTCGGCAATAATAGTGCTTCAAGGGCTACCATACAGCTACCGTGGCTTAAAAAgcctttttgaaaattaaatattaatgtttatactGCTAGAAATTCCAGCAATCATAACAAAAGGGCTCTCTCTGACAACtgataaagtttaaaaactaacttcatttttttatgtacAAGTTATAGTATCaacattatttttgaagaaaataacttttgCTTAAATTTGAAGATCTTCACTTCTTTGTGCAGTTTAAACTGTGTGCCACTTGGCAATACCATTTTCATAAATACTATACAAGCCAACAGTGGCAACAGCCCGAGCACATAAATGCTGAAtgaagggaaccagttcccacaggtttcttttctttctcccgtTTATTTATATGTGCTGTACATCAATAAAGCAGAGTAGCCTGCATACGCATTAAATTACAgcatgtatttttcttaaatggaaaaaCACTGTGAATGAAAGATGGGgcagacacaaagaaaaagctCTTTTTTACATTATTGACTAAGGAGGCCTTGCTGGTTACAAGCATAAGTAATACAAACCATCGTCACTTGGTTTACCATTGTGGGCCCTCCTAACTTGCCTCGACTGTAACAGAAGTCCATGTGTATaaataggaatatttttaagTCAATCTATTCTTGGTATCTTTGCACAGCTGCTGCAGAGAGTAACAAAGTAGGTCCCTTAACATAAGATAAATTAAGAAGAAGCTCCTGAAGAATAGCCTGTAAGAGCAGCAGTGATTATTTCAGAACTGCTTGAATAGAAAAAAGCAATTCCATATCTGATCCAAGATAGTAAGTCATTTGATCCCCAAACTAAGACAAAGAAAATACCCCTATCTCAAGATAGCAGAAAGGTCATTCTGGTAAGCCTCCAAGCATTACCATACCTGGCTCAGAGAAAGTGTCACTAATATCATCATCTTTGTCATCTTCAtaatcctcttcctcctcttcctcctcctcattttcaGAAAGTTCATGCTCACTCCCAAATCCTTCATCATGGTCCTCATCGTCAGCATCTTCCTcgtcttcttcatcttcttcaggACTGCATTTGGTTGGCTGTTCACCCAAGTTGTCGGAGACAAAAAGGGAATAATTGTGCTCTTCTTTTTTCTGGGATGAATCTGAGACCAATGTGCTGGCAGAAAGGCTGCTACTCTCTCCTGCTACAATTGACCCAGGACCCTCCTGGGACAGGGGACTGAGTAATAGTTCCTGGGTTTCTTTAAAAGGCAAAGCTGGAGTGGCATGACCCTGAAGAGGCTCCAGCCCTTTTTTCTCTGGTCTTTTTGCTACTGCACCACAGTAGCAGGTGTTCTCCTTTGCTGCATCTGCGTGAATCTGGCTCAACAAGGGCCGGCTCTGCTGCACTGGGTTGATCTTTACCTTTGCCTTTTTTACATAGTCTTTACATTCAACATGAAAGTTCACCTTTTCATTATGATACATGTTGGTCTTCACCATGATCTGTGTGCTTGAAGTGGGTTTACTTGCTTTTTGGACACAGTCTGACAAAGGGACCTCAGCCTGAAGAGTCTTAGAAGAACACACAGGGGCAGCTGCTCTGCTTGAGATCTTTTTACTAGGGAATGAAGAGGGCAAAGGAGCTTGTTTGACACTGAAAAGTGAATCAGGGTAATAAAGGGAATCGGAAACAGACTGAGAGTCCTCACTATTAAGCTGGGCCAAAGTTGGAGTTTTACTTATGACCTCTTCATCTTGGTAAGGACTAGAAAAGTCATCAAGACCCAAGTAATCCACTTCTTTTGTTCCCCAGATGTCACAGCTGGTTAGTTTGGTATACTTTGTTAAGTCTTCACAGTATGTATCCCACTGTTCCCAGTTTGAGGTTAAAGCACCCTCATTATCCAGGACATCTGTGAAAGACTCCAGATTTTCAATGTCTTTGCAGTCCTCCAAAGAAAGGAAGTTGTCTCTAGGATTCTGTTGATAGTTCATCTCTCTATCctgagaaaagttaaaaaaaaaaaaaatcacacatcaCATTTTAGGAAAGAAACATTCACCTCCATCCTCACATCCATATATCAAACTGATAAATCAGTACTTGACCTCTGGTCTGTTCTATTTTAAGATAAAGGCTATTTACAGGTCACTTTACCATTCCATACAATATCATTTCCCGgcgcaaggaaaaaaaaagggaaaatatgccCCTTGGGAGGCTTAGGTATGGTCTAAATATCAAGGGCTCTTGAACTTTACTATAAACACTCTTCCTGAAAAACCTTTACATTTCCTGATCTTTGACTTAGGATTTGAGGAACTCCTTAGAAACGAGCTTCAATTACAAAGCAAATAATGAAGACCTTACCTTCATCACAGAAGGATCTGTCTTCTTAAATGAGAACTTAATATTGAGACAAAGAGCAAACCAAAGAAGAGTTGAAACTCAGCCACAGAAGGGTATGATTTTCAGTAAGACCTTGTTAACGACACCCGGGCATGGGGACTATATTACTTCTCACAAGTATGATACTCCTCATGAACAGACATAGGACTTTTAAAATAGGTCAGTGAGacta comes from the Prionailurus bengalensis isolate Pbe53 chromosome A1, Fcat_Pben_1.1_paternal_pri, whole genome shotgun sequence genome and includes:
- the CREBRF gene encoding CREB3 regulatory factor, producing the protein MPQPSVSGMDPPFGDAFRSHTFSEQTLMSTDLLANSSDPDFMYELDREMNYQQNPRDNFLSLEDCKDIENLESFTDVLDNEGALTSNWEQWDTYCEDLTKYTKLTSCDIWGTKEVDYLGLDDFSSPYQDEEVISKTPTLAQLNSEDSQSVSDSLYYPDSLFSVKQAPLPSSFPSKKISSRAAAPVCSSKTLQAEVPLSDCVQKASKPTSSTQIMVKTNMYHNEKVNFHVECKDYVKKAKVKINPVQQSRPLLSQIHADAAKENTCYCGAVAKRPEKKGLEPLQGHATPALPFKETQELLLSPLSQEGPGSIVAGESSSLSASTLVSDSSQKKEEHNYSLFVSDNLGEQPTKCSPEEDEEDEEDADDEDHDEGFGSEHELSENEEEEEEEEDYEDDKDDDISDTFSEPGYENDSVEDLKEMTSISSRKRGKRRYFWEYSEQLTPSQQERMLRPSEWNRDTLPSNMYQKNGLHHGKYAVKKSRRTDVEDLTPNPKKLLQIGNELRKLNKVISDLTPVSELPLTARPRSRKEKNKLASRACRLKKKAQYEANKVKLWGLNTEYDNLLFVINSIKQEIVNRVQNPREERGPNMGQKLEMLIKDTLGLPVAGQTSEFVNQVLEKTAEGNPTGGLVGLRIPTSKV